The DNA segment TTCGTGTCCTCCGGGGAGCGGTGCAGGGCTCCCTGCGGTTTCGGGGAGGTAAACCTTCCGGTTCCGGAAGATGACCCTTCCGGTTCCGGAAGATGACCCTTCCGGTTCCGAAAGGTAAAATTACCGTTCCTGCCTACGTAACACTGTAGGTCACTCGCCGGGCGCGATCCCGTGCGGACCCGGCGGGCCAGGAAGATGGTATCCATGAGCGAGCAGCAGGAGAAGTTCAGCAGAATCATCGATCTCCTCGAAGAGCATTCGCCGCGGGGTCTCTCAATCTCTGCAATTGCTCGTAAACTCGGGATGAACCGGGCCACTGTCTCCAAGTACCTCGAGATGCTCGAGTCGAGCGGGGATGTGAGCATGCAACGGTTTGGCCGGTCGAAGTTATATACCCCGGCACGGCGGGTCCCGCTCTCGGAACTATTTGATCGTCTCTCGAACGCACTCGTCGTCCTGGATGCAGACCTCCGTGTCCTTACGGTAAACACGAGTTTCATCAAAATGCTTGGCATCCACAATGAGAGAATGATCGTCGGGATCCCCCTCTACGACCTGAACCTCCGCATCTTCACGGATTCAACCGTCATGCGGAATATTGAAAGGATCCGGCAATCGGGCCCTTATCTCTCCGAGATGCAGTACATCGAGGACAGCACAAACCACATATATTATCTTGAGTTCGCGCCGATTGTCTCCCACGTCGGAAAGCCGGGGATCATGATCAGCCTGCAGGATATCACAACCTGGAAGAACACAGAAGAAGCCCTGAAGGACTCTGAGAAAAAGATTCGAACAATATTTGAAAAAGTCCCGAGCGGGATCATTCTCTTTACGGCCAGCGGCACCATTCTCAACGCTAATCGCGCGTCCCTGGAGATCCTCGGCCTGAAACATATCCAGGAACTGGCGAAAGGAAGCATCTTCGATATCTCCTGCAATAAGGGGAAGCTCCTTGAGTTGATCCGGCAGGGAAAGATCGCCGA comes from the Methanoculleus marisnigri JR1 genome and includes:
- a CDS encoding PAS domain-containing protein → MSEQQEKFSRIIDLLEEHSPRGLSISAIARKLGMNRATVSKYLEMLESSGDVSMQRFGRSKLYTPARRVPLSELFDRLSNALVVLDADLRVLTVNTSFIKMLGIHNERMIVGIPLYDLNLRIFTDSTVMRNIERIRQSGPYLSEMQYIEDSTNHIYYLEFAPIVSHVGKPGIMISLQDITTWKNTEEALKDSEKKIRTIFEKVPSGIILFTASGTILNANRASLEILGLKHIQELAKGSIFDISCNKGKLLELIRQGKIAETELACDFDSLKRDQQIPSARSGIAYFNVIFTPITRDSGGAPNEFAMLFRDITTERLARKELAFKETRYRSFFENTCNGVLIYEPIDGGNEYIFKDVNHATEKILQMEKADLVGRKLFEVFPDLPDPDVREALIRVLGTEKPEFLPPLQYRKGEASPWIWHYIFKLPSGEIASFMIDVSEVVREEAETPSPARCAHILQEDSVPGNNI